One Ictalurus furcatus strain D&B chromosome 7, Billie_1.0, whole genome shotgun sequence genomic window, TTCATCCCGCACTGCTGTCATCAGTCATATCATTAATAAAGACCAGTGAACAATTTCACTAGCAACTATCGTTGCCTATGCTATGATGTTTTACAGATGTGGTGCTTATGCCTTGGACCCTGAACAGGTCCCTTCATCTATATACTTTCTTCCTTGCATGACTTCAATACACATTAATCTTGATTTTATCTGTCAATTTGACTATACACCACAACTCTAAATGCTTTCTTATGTACTTTTCAGCAATACGACTGTTCTTAAACCTTAAGAGTAGTTTAAATCTTTGAGGTCATTCTTTGGCACATCAGTGTCATTCTTTGTGCATATATCTTAGATAGTCTTGATCTGTTTTATAGTTTTGGATCATGATTGAAActattatttaatcatttgtaCCTGTGGTACTGTCTGTCTATAGTCTTTCAAATTGTTTGTTCTCGTTGTGTGTTCTCGTTGGTTGTTAGCTACTAGGTTGTTTATATTCACTGAAATGGAACCAACTaaatttattagaaaatacCACAGGCAGATACAAACAAAAGTAATATCTGCTTGAGCAAGAATTAAAAAGAAGCCCTGCATCCATCTGTAGTTGACACCAGTTATAAACTTCagcgatgtagctgaggttgaggaactgtcagaggcagaattcacagaccatgCTAACAGTactggcatttctacctctgggttTTTCTCCAGCATTTTCCAGTGTTTACAGAGGGGGAGTGGTAggattcatattttaaaaaataaaaataaaaattaaaaggaagaaaaaaatcatgcttAGACCATGCCCACTTCTGAACAGAGATACACATATGGATATTGGGAGCACTAAATAGATGCAGATGCAGATAGTGGTGTTGTGTTACACCCCCACAGCTGATatctggtagtgtgtgtgtatatatatatatatatatatatatatatatatatatatatatatatatatatatatatatatataaactataatatcTCTGGTTTATTCAGATTTTTCAGGATCACAATGTCAGTACAAAGACAACACAAGCCACAAATGCCATAATTAGAATCAATTCTAGACATTTGTGTTAGATCTTGTATGTAATAACTTTGTTATAACCATACATAGTTTGATCAGAAACAGCTAATCTGTCAACCGTGTAAGTATTATTGTTGTGAAGAATGAGTAGACTATGTGTAAGAACAGCTATAATTccaaatgctttattttatgaAGACCTGCATATGCTCATATTAAAACTATTTGACTTAATAGTCCTTTCAAATGGAACTAAATCAAGTGGAAATTGTGGAAACAGAACCTCCACCAAACATGATACTTGATACATGGTACTAAAATCTGTCATTCTGTTACACTGAATACCTTGGTTTACTGTTGGTATGCTGTTCTTTCTCACATATTATTACACAACTATCAAAGGCCAATTTTATATTTGCTAtgtatcacacaaacacacacacacacactttaacagaATGGAGTCCTGTGTAGCATCACACTAACAGCCTCTTTGATGTGGTAGACACAAATTTCTAGGCTCATTTTTGGCTCTGACACCACGAACAGACCAAAAGATGAAcgaatcattcattcattagtcTGGGCCTTGCACAATGTCCTGCATGCTTCTAGAAATTAGCACCCACTGTGTTTGGATTAGCTGCTACACAACCTGCCGTGTTTTTATGTAATTTGCTTCATTGAGTCTAATCAAGGGATGTTTAGATTAAAGAGAAATTAGCCATTTTATGTGCACCACTAATTATGTTttagaactgtgtgtgtatgtgtgtctatgtgCATGCACTAAATACACTTGCTCCATCTAGAACCCTGACTCCACCATTGCACACGCTACGACATGTCTGCTTCTACTTCAACAGCGCAGCACATGAACACCTTGTGGTGCTTTGTCTTCCCTCTGTGacatatacagatatattttCACTATCTTGGACCTTGTAACTGTCTGGTCTTTCCTTCCccatctctatatctctctttaCTTCCTTACAGTATAAATTTATGACTTCCTTCCTTAATGACAGCCGGTTTCTCTCCCAGCTAAATCACTTTCAACCCCACCATGACCTGTAATGATCTCGGTCTTATCTCATCTCTAATATCCTTATAAAGAGACCTTGTCTTCATTTGGTGTGAACTAAATCCCCTTTGTAAATTTTTTGAAAAATCATTTACGGTCATAGAAGTTTAGTAGAGTAAAGTTACAATTACAGTGACGAAAGTAGCTCCAGGAATAGTGTAATGTCTGGCAAACATCCACAGAGTGGTGTAATTATAAGAAATTATAaatgacccccccaccccacaccccCCAACGCTTTCCACACAACATGACATAATACATGAGATTACTGGATGGAAACATACATCTTATATTTCACATGACTTCTATATCTGTACTTTTGTCTCTATAGTTGAAATGCATGTGGTTAAGGGTATGTTCATTATCCCTTCTGAAAAGTCACTCAAAGAGTTGATGGATTCACTCAGTTGATGAGATGTAATATCATACAGGGCTTCTTActtatgttgtatttatttataatttgcgCCTTAGGGATAAAAGAGGCAGTGGTGATCTGTTTGAACAAGCAGACGAGAGAAGCTGCAGatgaaagtgagtgtgtgagcacaCAGAGACCTCTTCAACTGGTGCAACCCTGTAATACTGAACCTTGTCCACCCAGGTAAGAACATGgagtggtctgtgtgtgtgtgtgtgtgtgtgtgtgtgtgtgtgtgtgtgtgtgtgtgtgtgatctgaagGTAGATTTGGTccagatgttttatttgtattagtgaaaatgtataaatgcagtgtttaaacaaaaaataaaaaaacaggctGAGAACTGCTCTCATGCTAAGCTTGTGGAAATTGAAATGAAGGCTAGACACTCCTGCTGAAGCAGTGCACACTGATCAGCATTTAAACTGTGCTAAAGAGTCAGCTAGGATTCCAGGTTTATTAATTCTGGAAACAGATATGAGCTATGCATTGTAGAGACTAGTCTTTGCCTCCGAGGCTCATCTGCCATACACGTTTTCTGGATCCATCGCTTAAACCAGCCTCGTATTTTCATTCAAGTATGTTCAGGAAAAGGAAATAGACAAGAGAGTAAAAGTGTGCATTAATGTGTTGTGTTCAAAGGTTTATTACTAGCACTAATGCATGTATTGCTCAGACCAAGATAAGAAATTCTTGTAAATAACAGATAATTGAGACATCAGTTTAAGAGTTAAAATTACTGTCTTGTGTATTTTGCAGCTGCCGGTGAGGAACGCATTAAAGTCCCTGGTGTTAAAATATTCAAAACCTTTTGTAGAATGTAAAATAGCAAATGTAGTGGTCTGCGGCTGGAAAATCTACACCGCCCACCTACGTTACGCTTCGCTGTGCTGCGCTTCCACACCTCATGCCATAGACATAAAAACCTAGAGGCCTTCTGCCTTTCTCCAGCCTGTTTTTTCAagtgttgcttttgttttcaaGCACAACAAACTTTGTGTTCTGCTTGTTTCCTTTGGACTCTGGTAGTCCGTAACTGGACCTCAACACCGCCTCCAATGCTTTGGTTGCTTTCCTTATATAAAGGGAATCTGCAGCTTTTCTCCTCCAGCCTGAACTGTCATATCATCGGGGGAGACCTAGACTGGCTTGAGCTTGAGCTAACTGCTGGTGGTCTTGGTGTATTGGAGGTGCTCGTCTATTCCAACGTCAACTGTTGCCACCAAGAGCGTTAAAGAGGTGGCCCTCAGGTCAAAGACACCAGTGGGATTGTAATATCCTCAATGCTGTGACTATGTGGATATTTGATCACGTCCATGGAAATGCTCATTCAGGAACCTCATGACTTGAGTTTCTGTGAGAGTACACAGATATTCATTGAAAATGTGCTTCAGTTTATGAACAGTTGTATTACTCGACAAAATATGTAAACGTAAGCAAACTAACTAAATCTGTTTATCATTGAAGTCATTTCGACATTTGGACATTGGAATGTCTAATAGGGAAGATGTTGGACACTATGAAATAACGTGGAATCATTCCAAAACAGGTGTGAAAATATTGTGTATTACAAGTAGCTTTGCACACCTTTGTCATTCTCTCACCCTGCTTCATGAGGAGCCACCTGGGATGCTTTTCCAGCGAACAGCGAAGTTCACACATATGCTGCACACTTGTTGGCTGAATGAAAACCACTTGTTGGATGggagcacaatttttttttctttaataaatttgtatcttttgttttgaaaatgaattaataaatagcCATCATATTCAATATATTTGCCTTAGAAACAACATTCAAGAATCACCCTTTAgatcaaaatgaaaaacattcatACATTTGCAGTCCTTTGATTGTTTCTGTATGTCTGTCCAGGTGGGAGCTGGAGGCTTGGAGCACCTGTTCGGCAACATGTGGTGTTGGCCTCCAGACTCGAGCTGTCACCTGCACACTGAAAGTAAGCGCACATAGCAACCACACCGAGAGGGTCAAAGATGAGAAGTGTCGGCAGCCCAAGCCCTCCTCTGTGCAGGCCTGTAATCGTTTTGATTGTCCTCCCATGTGGGATCCACAGGAATGGAGTCAGGTACAATATAAAAATGGTCCGGTCTTGCAGAATTCTCGAAGGGGTGTGatgaaacaaaataacaataccATATGTTTGAAAATGACTCTTGCAGCATCTTTTTCAATGTAACTACACTTCTAATGATATATACGCCTTGTGCATGATTATTTAGTCAAACTTGATTTGACCCCATTGCAATATCAAGCAGCATGTTAATAAAAAGCCTTCTTGTAATTTCCCAGAGTGCACTATATGATAGAAGTTTGGCTTTTTATTTAGGTCATGGTCCTTGCAGCCAATGCAAGGGGAGTTCAATTAGAAGTCTTTGTCTCTGCACAGTGTTCTCATACATGTGGAGGTGGCCATCAGAAGAGGGATGTTATTTGTAAGCAGCGAATGGCAGATGGAAGTGTACTGGAGTTACCTGAAACCTTCTGTCCCTCTTCAAGCTTGCCCACATTGCAGCCTTGTGGCCTGATAGACTGCCCTGCTCAGTGGGTCTTCTCAAATTGGACACAGGTCAGAAACATGTATTCTCTCGTAGAGAAACTAATCTCATGTTCCTGGTTAAGTTTCAAAATTCTGTCGACCATATTATTACTGTTCATACTTTCCGTGCAGCTACAGGGTTCATGttgttttattgtgtgttttgtgtactgAATGTCACACTTAAACGCTCTTGGCAAAGTTATCACTTAATAAATTGTTACAGTTTTAGGATGACTTCACTGGCCTCACCAAGGTTATGTTACCTTAATAttaagcacaggtttatattccaTTTTGCGGTTTACTGTCACAATGACTTGACAGGAGAGTGTTCGAATGTTACACAAGGATATGTTGCATTGTAGTGATGTAGATGGATCCACATCCTTTGTTACCTGTGAGATAAATTCATATGGCTGATGGATGTCAGCTCGTTTTTGTTCATCAGAGTAAGGGAATGCTCGCATACATTGTTAATCATGCACACAGTTCATGCCAGGGTTAGCATAATAGTTCCTGACCAAAAGTTATCTACAGCAGAGTTACTGAATGTGGTCATctgtactatagtgaatgtCTGTGCTTATCTGTTGCTTGTCCAGTGTTCAGCAGCTTGTGGAGAAGGGACCCAGAGGTTGCTAGTGGTGTGCAGGAGGATGGGGCTGAATGGACAGTACCAAACTCTGATTCCAGAGGCCTGCTCTTCTATTCCGAAGCCCTCGACAGCTCGATCATGTTCCTCTGGACCCTGTGAGAGTAAGATAACTTTGGTTCAATGCCAGCTCCTTTTTTCAGATTGCAAAATTCAGCACACATTAAAACATTCCAATGCGACTGTGATGAATCTGCAACGAGTCTAGGTTAAGAcacatgtgctgttatttatcaCTCCATTGTCTAAGActtattaatgtattaaattgtttattttgtcattCATATTACGAGCCAGAAAATGTCCTACAAGGCATCTAAACATGTTATTCAttagactttttaaaataaggGAGTAGATAGCAGGAGACATGTATAAAGTAAAAGAAGTGGGAGCACTAAGGGAGCAATATGAGAAAATCCAGTGGGCTGATGGAGAACGTGGAATTGTAGGATACTGGTGCCAGAGAATTCTCTTTGCTCTTTGCTCCAACAAAACCTTTGGGTTATTTACCTTCTTTTCAATTTAGTCAGTGAATCAGCAGATTTTATTACAGTAATGGGAcctgcatgttttgtttacagagACTTTGAAGCCAGTAGCTGCAAAACCAGATCCTGCTATTTTGACCCAGAGGAAGGTCTATATTCAGTGGAGGAAAGGCCCAAAACTACATTTTGTAGTCGGTGGATATGCTTACTTACTTCCATGGACATCAATTGTGCTGAGTTGCCCTACTCGTCATTTTCATAAAGGCCATGTTCGTTGGTTAAAGGATGGAAAACCACTGCTATTACTGCCCCATGTTTCCATATCTCGTATGGGTTACATCAAGATCCAGCAGATCCGTGCCTCAGACATAGGGATGTATACTTGCGTTGCTGGGCAGGCAAAGGAAAATTTTGTCCTCAAACTTCTTGGAAGCAAGAAGACGAAGGTGTCAGCTCTAGAAGCTGATGTCTGGGCAATAGATGGTGGCAAAAGCTCAGCAAAGACTTACCAAATATCATCTAAAGAGAAAGAGGTTCTCACTTTTAATCGCTATGATGTTGTCGTGCAGCACTTGATTCATTTAAAGGGTTTGTCTCTGGAGACGTACATCTCTAAAGAACTGCTGGACGAAGATGCAGTTTTTGATTCTCAAAGCCCTCAGGTGCTGGTGGCAGACATGGAAAAACTTGATGAGATAACACGCAActtatctggtggcctccaggcCTCACAAAAGGAAGAACTTATTACTCAGCTGTTAGAGGAACTAACCAAGAAGACTGGTGAAAACAATGATTCCACCTTGGAAGCCCATGAGAAACAAGAATTCACAACTCCGGAGTACATTTCTCGAGGAAATTATTTAAGACTGGCTTCTCAGTCCACCAGACAATGGAAAGGACCTCTGAGAAGACCAGTGATTGTACAGAAATTTTCAAGAGTCTACAAGTCCCCTCATGAAATATTGACCAATGCTGGCAGTTTTGTTATGGTCCCAAGGCAGGCCAAGAAGGTGGAGCTTAAATGTGAAGTGCAGGGCAACCCAAAGCCAGTAATAATTTGGACAAAAGATGGGATGGAGTTAAAAAATGGCAGCAGGTAAGAGTAGACATTGCATGCTTTTTGATTAGAAATTAATGTTAAAACACATTTGCACTACAACAGCTATTTTACAGTCTGTTTTTTGTATTGCTTTCAgtagttttgttgttgtatgtCGTGGCAGAGTAGGCCTGATGCCAGACAGCTCCCTGTACATTGAAGTTCCCAAGGAGACTGACTTTGGATTTTACACATGCCGAGCCACAAATCATCTGGGGTCCACCTTGCTGTCATTTCAACTGCAAAAAGAAGGTAAAAAGAGATTACAAAGCATGTGTGGACATGAAGGTTTGTTCAAAATAGATGAGTTTGTGATGTGATGTCTGATTGCAACTGTTAATGTTCAGTAATTGTTAAGCTTAATTCACTGTAGCATGAACAGGGCAGACGTTGTTCACTTGAGTCAAGAAATTCTATGCTTTTGCTTCAACAGGtagtaaatattttaatttagtcATCTATTTACCATTTGATTAAAAGAGTCATTTCTAATAAATGGTGCTAAATAAATCTCTAGTGAAATTCCTCGACATACCAGGCTCATCAAGAAATTTAGCTTACACACAGGTACTGTACATGACAATACATACTGCATGCATaaggagttttttttaatgtacgcCTGACCCTGAATACAAGCTGATGGTTAAGAAGAATATCTTTTCTGTCCACATCATTTCCTGTCCACATCAACAAGTAACTTGCTGGAACTCCTGTGTGATGCATCAGTTGCCAGTCCTGGTAGTGACATGTAGTGAAGTTCAGCCATGAGCCATGTCAACTTTGTGATTACTTACTAAACTTGTAGGCATAGAGAACAAAGCACCGCCTTTCCTGTTATGCTGGACTTTCTCCCAGCATCCATCACAACTTGAAGATCCAGAAAGCATTTCAAAGCAAATTAGGGTAGTATACCTTCTAGTAGAGTGGATAAGAGGCAGTGCAGCTGTGAATTATGCTTAACGTTCTTACTTATAAAACATCATATGTCATGAAAAGTATTTGAAAGTCTTGTTTGATTCAAATTATCTTAATGATATATGGATGGCAGTGGAACAGGAACGGCCTGTTCAAAGATTAGTGTAGAGACTAGTCAGATTTATTCCTTAAAACTAGGAGAAATGGGACAACTTGCAATCTTTGTACTGCAATTCGAGAGCTTTGAATTATAAGGTTCTTTAATGTTATAAATAGATCAGTGCCATTAGCATTAATAATGTATTACTTAAATGCCACTGATTATAcgctcaccagccactttattaggaacgccaCACTAATATTGAGTATGACTCCCATTTGCTTTCAGAATATCTTTGATTCTACAAGGCTTTGGAAACATATgcttgagattctggtccatgttgacatgattgcatcacataattgctgcagatttgtcagctgcACATTTACATTGCAAGTCCCCCATTGTACCACCTCCCAAAGCTGCTCTATTGCATTCAGGTTTTTCAATTTCCAGCAATCCATTTTTGGAGAGTCTGTGCCTTCTGTAGCCTCATATTTCTAagtgaaacctgatgtggtcctCTGGTGGTGTAGTCCATCCTCTTTACGGTTCAAAGTATTGTGTtttatgagatgcttttctgctcgccaTAGCTGTcaaaagtggttatttgagttagtgtaaccttcctgtcagctcaaaccaacaaggcgtttccaccaacagaactactgctcactggatgtttttttgtttgtttgttttttgcaccattctgtctaAACTGTCAAAActgctgtgcatgaaaatcccagattagcataaaatcacaaatttgttgtgtttgaataattgtgttttttgttttttttcattccacagGAAATGGCTGTACAGTTGGTACAAGTAAAAGTAATAGCACATGTTCTGACAATTTCCAGTCATCTGAAGGCTGCAGTGGACAACACTGCCCCCACAGGTACCACTGCAATACTGCATTGCCAGCTGAAGCTTCTAGCTTTGCACTTGTTTCTACTAAACACAAAACCATATCAGACAATTTGAAAACCATATGcctaattgtaataataaagtaataattatCAGTAGTTGGGGGCGGTATGATGTAGATCCATTGATTAAATAAGCCTGAATAAGCAAGAAAGTAATTTGAATAAGTGTTCATCATAGTTAGGTGTTTCTTGGGAGGGAACAGATACCTGTGAGAAACAAACTAACAGTGAATTGTAATTTCATGAATTATGAGTTCATGGAATCAGATTTTACTGAACTTTCCTATATTGAGCTTCCTGTCTAGTCAGGCCAGTCATTACTTTCCTATAGTTGTAACCAAATAGCCAGTTCTCATTCATctgtgacaggtgtgtgtgtgtgtgtgtgtgtgtgtgtgtataaagttcCATGCAGTCTTTGTGTATGTCATCTAGGTTAATAACTTCAACACTTGTCTCAACATTCGTCTAACTTCTCTTTTTCCTACTTTCTTCCATAACATTTCCTGCTTTCTTACCTTAGATGGCATGTGTCCTCATGGTCTACATGCTCTGTAAGCTGTGGTGGGGGGTTACAGAGACGAAGTGTGACTTGTCTTGGGGCTGCAAATGGAGGACGCTCTTGCACGGGTGCTGGTAGAAAGCCAACAGGAACCAGGTCCTGTAACACGCAACCCTGTGTTGCCTGGACAGCTACCCCATGGGGCCCTGTGAGTAAAACGTCATGAGTAATGGCATTTACTTAGGACTTAGTCATATGATGAtgaaaagaataagaaaaaatattgtGCTATAGAGGAAAGCAAAGGCATACATattttaaaccaaaataaaatatatgaggttattaatgtaaattatataCACTAATGTCTGAATAGACTTAAATGATTAAGACAAACCTTTTATAATGTCCCCCCACTGTGtgcattattgttgttgtagatTTTTATATGACCCACTGAAACATTTGGCCAAAAGTCTTTACTTGTAAGACTTTACTTGTACTAAATCCAATAGTtgattaatgtatttattagttcatttggtttatttgtaaaataatattatataattattagtaGTTatacaaaaattgttttgtacaggtaatctacagtatactataaCTGATTACagtataaactttattttatgatAATATACCATTTAGTGGTGTTTAGCTTCGATGTGATCACAAAGAAGGTTTCTAGAGTAAAATTGATGTCATCGGTAAGCTTTCTGAGGAAGTAGACTTACCGAGGTCTACTTCTTATGAAAGAAGAAGCAAGAGAAAAATTTCCCTAACTGGTATTTTCTTCCAGAGCTGACCCTATTGCTGTATTGTGATATGAATATGTGCTTTATTCAGTGTCATGGGCAGTGTGTTGGACCACAGAAAGCACTACAGCAAAGACATGTGTTCTGCCAGGACAAGAACAGCACTAGAGTCGCCCATCGAATGTGCAGCAGGCAAGCAAGGCAAGATATCTTCAGGAATTGCccaaattatacagtatatagcctTATTTAACTTTATACTTTCATCATACTTGCTGAAAAATTCATCTGAGTTcttttaactctttttaccaatggctaaaaaatttaatttctgcctgttttggggtgcccgtgttcagcattgaatttatttgtgatgtcacactccacagtagtgattaatggctcatatgaaagtagaaacttttttcacagttttttattcacagtttttactaaatatttttttttttacctagcctactaggtttaaatgttcaaattttaatgtggcagttgtatacggtggTTTAAAATCAAAAAAGCTTAAGCTgttatctctgtaccaatgttatcgtggagaggtgtgaattgttggcccagcagtggtctcacacactttcccttcaccctgctcaccagcagctgaacacagagtcacgatactctataAACAGAAACCCAGCAGTGTCCTGACtgatcttataacagacttgcagcgataaaataatttgtttgtttatactgattgaaaatgtccgctAAGTCGATTTCCCTTCCACTGGCAGAATGGAACgccagtgtactgtgagaaagcGTTCATTCAGTTTGTCTATCTTGGATGATTGTAGAGGTTTTGCATATATTAGAGGAAAGAATGGTACTTATCATACAGAACTTACCAAATACAGAATACATTGATTTTGCTCCTGCTTCTCAGGCCCGCCTCACATCGAAACTGCACCACGGACTCCTGTGCCCTGCATTGGCGTGTTGGGCCATGGACCCAGTGCACTGCCACTTGCGGTCGCCATGGTTTCCAGTCACGCCAAGTCACATGCATACACCGCCGTAGTGGAAAGCCAGCTCGGGAGTTTCACTGCGCTTGGAGGCCTCGCCCTGCCAGCTGGCAACGCTGCAATATTCTGTCTTGTGGGAAAGGTATGAATCATCCTGTAATTCAAGTATAGAATCTCAGTTCTGTTCAGCCGAATCCACATTTAAAAGTTATTTGCTTCTTTAAAATATTTCGCCTCACATTATTAAATTACTATCAGTGTAATTAGTTCCTTTTTTGTGTTTGCAGGTGATTGCCAAGACAGCACCAGGTACTGTGAGAAGGTCCGACAGCTGGAACTTTGCCCCCTACCCCAGTTTAAAGCACGGTGCTGCCGGTCCTGCAGAGACACCTGAGACTCTACCAGGACAAAGGGGCAGAAACAGAGACTAATCCAGAGACTAAGGAACACCTGCAAACCCACCACACAACCCAGCACATGATCCAAAACCAAAGACcatggtgtgtgatgggttggGGTCACCAGGTCATCCATTAATCAGCCTAATGACAAGTAGGTGGGGGTGAGACTGGATGCAAACTGTAAACCAATGAACattgattttaatttaactTCAATGAAGGCTTTGATTTAATTGTATCTTATTTTTGGTTTACTCTTTCTTTGGTTTTGCATTTACTGCCTGTCTGATGGTCCAGAAAGAtgtaagacatttttaaattcaCTGGATTGCACATTCGAGACTCCatccatataaaataaaaatagcctcTAGTTATGAGTGAACGTCCATAGGGGTTTGCTGGAGCCTTCAATCTGAACATTTCATTCGGTGTAACCCAAATTGGCTACCATATAGGAAGTGGAAAACAATATAGCAAAGTGGAAACTTGCTATATCCCTGTACTCATAAAGGAATGGTGgacaaaaaagacaaatgtgtaTTTAGATATAGACccttaaataatgtaattttgAACAGGGAGATTTTTGAATTGTAACTAATGAAAAAAACTGCACTTATTATAATTAGATATGTTGCTGTCTTAGTAATAGGCAATTTATCCTATGGCCCAGTATTACAAATGTGacttcacttaaaaaaaaaaaaagggacttcAGTGTATGGAAACCCTGATAGCTTTGCACTTATAATTTCCAGGTCCATTATTAAATGTGGCTggatattgtttgtttattgttattattgttgtttggttttgctTGTGTTAATCCTTTTATAAATTGACCGTGTCCTTGTTTTTGTCCAAGATTTAACCACTTATCAATATAGTGTAGCTGTGCCTAGTATTTATCATCCCTAAATAAGTGTTATTTGCATAAGGTGTTCTTCATTTCAtagaaagaataataatttctCCTTTAGGGAATAGAATCACACACTTgtagaaaatattaaaaacacactgaATCTCATGTGTGTTATAGTTCGGATAATACTGCTGAAAATACTTTTTTGGGGGAGAAAAATTGATCATTTTCTCCCCTTTTTTACAGTGCTAGATGTTCACAGAGCTATTTATtactttgtttgatttgtttaagtGCAATTTGTCTGCAAATGAAAATTAATTGGGATTAAACTGTCCAATGCCATTGTTCACCACTAATAACAGGTtgtttttgaaataataaagtgtgtgcgattttttttactgtagtaAATGAATATTAGGATTGGCACAGGCATACAGgtacaatgtacagtatatgacaaAGATATTGGTTTCATGGCCATTTACCTTTTCCAATAAACAGTATTACTTCAACACTCAAAAGACCATAATTTATTAAccatttgtttgattttgtacCGAAATCTTACCAACTACAGTTAGAACTTTTATCATAGTGACCCATAGTAAAAGTCACTAAACAGTACAGCATTTCATAGTATCAGTGCAGAAGTCCTACTTCCTCTTTTGGTTTCTGCAATGTGATGTGCCACAATTCTGGATGATtcattataaacacaatgacacAAGTAG contains:
- the LOC128609979 gene encoding ADAMTS-like protein 1 isoform X2, with protein sequence MDQPTAAAVLLASLVLLNSRTARSEEDRDTLWDAWGTWSECSRTCGGGASYSLRRCLSSKTCEGQNIKYRTCSNVDCPPDSGDFRAQQCSAHADVRYQGRFHEWLPVDNDPENPCALKCKAKGTDLVVELAPKVLDGTRCYTESLDMCISGVCQIVGCDHELGSNAKEDNCGVCNGDGSSCRLVRGHYKSQHASGKTEDTVIVIPYGSRHVRLVLKGPDHLYLESKTLQGIKGELSLDGTKQYILQNTIIDFQKLTDKEILRIVGPLEADFTVKVYYASGIDSVVQFIFYQPINHRWRETDFFPCSVTCGGGYQLTSAECFDLRSNRVVVDQYCHYYPENVKPKPRLQECNMDPCPASDGYKQIMPYDLYHPLPRWESSPWTACSTSCGGGVQSRSVSCVEEDMQGNITPTDEWKCLYASKTSVVQPCNTFDCPTWIAQEWSPCTVTCGQGLRYRVVLCIDHRGLHAGGCNPISKPHIKEDCLVPVPCYKPAEKLPVEAKPPWFKQAIELEEDTAISEEPTFIRGAWGPCSRSCGAGIQRRTVKCQVLLSFTQTVADLPDDECEGQKPPEMQPCYRTPCPGVRTEQESERIRNTATEQEELHDWEYDGFTECSELCGGGIKEAVVICLNKQTREAADESECVSTQRPLQLVQPCNTEPCPPRWELEAWSTCSATCGVGLQTRAVTCTLKVSAHSNHTERVKDEKCRQPKPSSVQACNRFDCPPMWDPQEWSQCSHTCGGGHQKRDVICKQRMADGSVLELPETFCPSSSLPTLQPCGLIDCPAQWVFSNWTQCSAACGEGTQRLLVVCRRMGLNGQYQTLIPEACSSIPKPSTARSCSSGPCEKTLKPVAAKPDPAILTQRKVYIQWRKGPKLHFVVGGYAYLLPWTSIVLSCPTRHFHKGHVRWLKDGKPLLLLPHVSISRMGYIKIQQIRASDIGMYTCVAGQAKENFVLKLLGSKKTKVSALEADVWAIDGGKSSAKTYQISSKEKEVLTFNRYDVVVQHLIHLKGLSLETYISKELLDEDAVFDSQSPQVLVADMEKLDEITRNLSGGLQASQKEELITQLLEELTKKTGENNDSTLEAHEKQEFTTPEYISRGNYLRLASQSTRQWKGPLRRPVIVQKFSRVYKSPHEILTNAGSFVMVPRQAKKVELKCEVQGNPKPVIIWTKDGMELKNGSRVGLMPDSSLYIEVPKETDFGFYTCRATNHLGSTLLSFQLQKEGNGCTVGTSKSNSTCSDNFQSSEGCSGQHCPHRWHVSSWSTCSVSCGGGLQRRSVTCLGAANGGRSCTGAGRKPTGTRSCNTQPCVAWTATPWGPCHGQCVGPQKALQQRHVFCQDKNSTRVAHRMCSRQARPASHRNCTTDSCALHWRVGPWTQCTATCGRHGFQSRQVTCIHRRSGKPAREFHCAWRPRPASWQRCNILSCGKGDCQDSTRYCEKVRQLELCPLPQFKARCCRSCRDT